AGCCAGGGGCTGGGCTCCAGCGGCGTCCGCCGCACCCTCCCCTCCACCCGGCGCGCGGCGGCCAGCACGTCGGCCGCGGTGGGGAAGTCACCCACGGCGCCCCGGGTCCCCGCCGCTCCCCGCGTCCGGGGGGGCTGCCGCGGGCTGCTCCTCCTCCAGGTGGGGGCGCGTCAGCCGCACCCGGAGCACCTGCGTGTCCGAGGCGTCCTCCACCCGGATCCGCACCCCCTCCCGCTCGAACTCCGCGCCGGGGCGGGGGACGTATCCCAGCTCCTCCAGCAGGTAGCCGTTCACGGAGCGGTGCTCCAGCTGCGGGAAGGTGGTGTTGAAGAAGTGGTTGATCTCCCGGAGGTCCGCGTAGCCCTCGGCCAGGACCTCGTTGCGGGACACCCGGACGATGGGCTGCTCCTCCAGGTCCGTCTCGTCCACGATCTCCCCGACCAGCTCCTCCAGGATGTCCTCCAGCGTCACCAGCCCGTCCGTTCCGCCGTACTCGTCGATCACCACCCCCATGTGGATGCGGCGCTGCTGGAAGTCGCCGAGCAGCTTGAGGAGGGTGACGCTTCCGGGGACGAAGAAGGGCTCCCGCGCCAGCTCTCCCAGCGACACGTCGCGCTGGCCGGCGACGAGC
The nucleotide sequence above comes from Longimicrobiaceae bacterium. Encoded proteins:
- a CDS encoding hemolysin family protein, whose amino-acid sequence is MSGGVRRLLELLRGEPPRDERAGSDPLDMAPAELEERERQMIERVLRLGSTRAWDVMTPRVDVLAWPARMTLAELAPQLSSVRYSRIPVFRERIDDVVGVLYTREAYEALVAGQRDVSLGELAREPFFVPGSVTLLKLLGDFQQRRIHMGVVIDEYGGTDGLVTLEDILEELVGEIVDETDLEEQPIVRVSRNEVLAEGYADLREINHFFNTTFPQLEHRSVNGYLLEELGYVPRPGAEFEREGVRIRVEDASDTQVLRVRLTRPHLEEEQPAAAPPDAGSGGDPGRRG